A stretch of the Mycobacteroides immunogenum genome encodes the following:
- the galK gene encoding galactokinase, which yields MTGVWAAPGRVNIIGEHTDYNGGLSLPIAIPQRVLCTLTARQDAAIHVASQQHGQNWIGLPLDRLADSDIGGWARYPFGVAHEFLKRGHNIGGMDLRLDGNVPVGAGLSSSAAVECAVAVAIRDTFAPGVSDFELIDITHRAENDFVGAPTGVLDQSASMLCTAGHALILDAATGVHADVPFDLAAARLELVVIDTGTPHDHATGEYATRRRQCEEAAHLLGVHSLGALTDASAVDLLTDPVLRARARHVATENARVREVVAILRAGSDPRSIGPILTRGHISLSEDFAVSTAQLDAAAASAREAGAYGARMTGGGFGGSVIALADAGSSAQIGKAVAQRFSAHGWTGPQVFVVEPSDGARRVR from the coding sequence TGCACACTGACAGCGCGCCAGGACGCGGCCATACACGTCGCCTCGCAACAACACGGCCAGAACTGGATCGGGCTGCCATTGGACCGGCTGGCCGACAGCGATATCGGGGGCTGGGCGCGGTACCCGTTCGGCGTCGCGCACGAATTCCTCAAGCGTGGGCACAACATCGGCGGCATGGATCTCCGGCTTGACGGGAACGTACCGGTAGGAGCCGGGTTATCGTCCTCCGCCGCCGTGGAATGCGCTGTCGCGGTGGCTATCCGGGATACCTTTGCACCCGGAGTCTCTGACTTCGAGCTGATCGACATCACGCACCGGGCCGAGAACGATTTTGTGGGTGCCCCCACCGGGGTGCTCGATCAATCCGCATCGATGCTCTGCACCGCCGGCCACGCCCTGATCCTTGACGCCGCGACCGGTGTCCATGCGGATGTCCCCTTCGATCTGGCAGCAGCGCGCCTTGAGCTCGTGGTCATCGACACCGGCACCCCACACGACCATGCCACCGGTGAGTACGCCACCCGCCGCCGACAATGTGAGGAGGCGGCGCACCTGCTCGGCGTTCACTCACTGGGCGCCCTCACCGACGCCAGCGCTGTCGACCTACTCACCGATCCGGTCCTGCGGGCACGCGCGCGGCATGTGGCGACCGAGAACGCCCGCGTACGAGAGGTTGTCGCGATACTTCGGGCCGGCAGCGATCCGCGATCGATAGGTCCCATCCTGACGCGTGGGCACATCTCGCTGAGCGAGGACTTCGCGGTGTCGACGGCACAGCTCGACGCGGCAGCCGCGTCCGCCCGCGAAGCGGGTGCCTACGGTGCGCGGATGACGGGCGGCGGGTTCGGCGGCAGTGTGATTGCGCTGGCCGACGCCGGCTCGTCGGCGCAGATCGGCAAGGCTGTGGCACAACGTTTCTCCGCACACGGCTGGACTGGCCCGCAAGTTTTCGTGGTGGAACCGTCCGACGGTGCGCGGCGGGTGCGATGA
- a CDS encoding sodium:solute symporter family protein encodes MTGSLRLDAGVVDYVLIAIYFVFVLGIGLLARRGISSSIDFFLSGRSLPAWVTGLAFVSANLGAVEIMGMSANGAQFGMVGMHYFWIGAVPAMLFLGVIMMPFFYGSRVRSVPEFMLRRFGVGAHLVNAISFAVAQVLIAGVNLYLLGTIVNVLLGWPLWVSVIAAAVIVLCYITLGGLSAAIYNEVLQFFVIVAALLPLTIVGLNKVGGWQGLRDKVAAGQMSSWPGNELSGFSNNLLSVIGIVFGLGFVLSFGYWTTNFVEVQRALASESLSAARRTPIIGAFPKMFIPFIVVIPGMICAVLVPQMAAYKAGQPTSDPNLTYSNSLLYLMKEVLPTGVLGVAITGLLASFMAGMAANVSAFNTVFSYDLWQRYIRKDRPDGYYLRVGQLATFGATVIAIGTAFIAANYNNVMNYLQTLFAFFNAPLFATFILGMFWKRMTATAGWAGLVSGTLAAVGIWSLFEAGVFTLSGQGSNFIEAGVAFTVDIVVSVAVSLVTEPKPVSELAGLVYSETPHAFSGDDPASAWYREPGKLATAALVLVVALNLIFH; translated from the coding sequence ATGACCGGTTCACTACGCCTGGACGCCGGTGTCGTCGACTATGTTCTCATCGCGATCTACTTCGTGTTCGTTCTCGGTATCGGGCTCCTGGCGCGGCGCGGGATCTCCTCCAGCATCGACTTCTTCCTCTCGGGACGCTCCCTCCCCGCCTGGGTGACGGGCCTGGCCTTTGTGTCGGCCAATCTGGGCGCTGTCGAGATCATGGGCATGTCCGCCAACGGGGCGCAGTTCGGCATGGTCGGCATGCACTACTTCTGGATCGGCGCGGTGCCGGCCATGCTTTTCCTCGGCGTCATCATGATGCCGTTCTTCTATGGCTCGCGGGTACGCAGCGTTCCTGAATTCATGTTGCGCCGCTTCGGGGTTGGCGCACACTTGGTCAACGCCATCAGCTTCGCCGTCGCGCAGGTGCTCATCGCCGGAGTCAACCTGTATCTGCTGGGCACCATCGTGAACGTGCTGTTGGGCTGGCCGTTGTGGGTGTCTGTCATCGCGGCGGCCGTCATCGTATTGTGTTACATCACCCTCGGCGGCCTGTCGGCCGCCATCTACAACGAGGTGCTGCAGTTCTTCGTCATCGTGGCCGCACTGTTGCCGCTCACCATCGTCGGTCTCAACAAGGTCGGTGGATGGCAGGGACTGCGCGACAAGGTTGCCGCCGGGCAGATGTCCTCGTGGCCCGGCAATGAGCTCAGCGGGTTCTCCAACAATCTGCTCTCGGTTATCGGCATCGTGTTCGGACTTGGGTTCGTCCTGTCGTTCGGGTACTGGACCACCAATTTCGTTGAGGTACAGCGCGCCCTGGCCTCCGAGTCCTTGTCGGCCGCGCGGCGCACCCCGATCATCGGCGCTTTCCCAAAGATGTTCATCCCCTTCATTGTGGTGATCCCCGGGATGATCTGTGCGGTGCTGGTTCCGCAGATGGCCGCCTACAAGGCAGGGCAGCCCACCAGCGACCCCAACCTGACGTACAGCAATTCGCTGCTGTATCTGATGAAAGAGGTGCTGCCGACCGGTGTGCTGGGGGTCGCCATCACCGGCCTGCTGGCCTCCTTCATGGCGGGGATGGCGGCCAACGTCTCGGCCTTCAACACGGTCTTCAGCTATGACCTGTGGCAGCGCTACATCCGAAAGGACCGTCCCGACGGTTACTACTTGCGCGTTGGTCAACTGGCCACCTTCGGCGCCACCGTCATCGCCATCGGTACCGCCTTCATCGCGGCCAACTACAACAACGTGATGAACTACCTGCAGACGTTGTTCGCCTTCTTCAACGCACCACTGTTCGCAACATTCATCCTGGGTATGTTCTGGAAGCGGATGACCGCCACCGCGGGCTGGGCCGGCCTGGTTTCCGGAACCCTTGCCGCCGTGGGCATATGGTCACTTTTTGAAGCAGGGGTATTCACCCTCTCCGGGCAAGGTTCCAATTTCATCGAGGCCGGTGTCGCCTTCACCGTAGACATCGTGGTGAGTGTGGCGGTCAGCCTGGTGACAGAACCCAAGCCCGTCTCCGAGCTGGCGGGTTTGGTGTATTCCGAGACGCCCCATGCCTTCTCCGGTGACGACCCCGCCTCGGCGTGGTATCGGGAGCCGGGCAAGCTGGCGACGGCGGCTCTGGTGCTGGTAGTAGCCCTGAACCTGATCTTCCACTGA
- a CDS encoding oxygenase MpaB family protein, whose translation MVDQSALTLDEGLREAIPMPVDDDITPQTPRLGADSLVWKFYGDVRGVLGFQRLAGTENCIEQLGKAVEDHSVIFTDTIGRARRSGPPIMKTIYSADPQKWGRMVRDFHKPISGTISDGTRYHALNPELFYWAHATFVDQVLYITDTFIRRLSYEEKVRIFEESKIWYSLYGVSARNQPQTYDEFVTYMEGMFDRFVPTKTILYATGYIRQGLPGPRQIPKPVWRVLSAPLNAFIRTVVVGTLPPQMKDVCRLAWNDKKERNFQRFAAVMRALNPVFNRLPVRWLYLPWAAEGWKREGVDPRPLYNRAA comes from the coding sequence ATGGTCGATCAGAGTGCCCTCACGCTGGACGAAGGGCTTCGCGAGGCCATCCCCATGCCCGTCGACGACGACATCACCCCACAGACCCCGCGCCTGGGCGCCGATTCCCTGGTCTGGAAGTTCTACGGAGACGTCCGCGGTGTCCTTGGATTTCAGCGGCTGGCCGGCACCGAGAACTGCATCGAGCAATTGGGCAAGGCCGTCGAAGACCACTCGGTGATCTTCACCGACACCATCGGCCGGGCACGCCGCTCCGGTCCACCCATCATGAAGACCATCTACTCGGCCGACCCACAGAAGTGGGGCCGGATGGTGCGGGACTTTCACAAGCCGATCAGCGGAACCATCAGCGACGGCACTCGCTACCACGCGCTCAATCCCGAGCTCTTCTATTGGGCCCATGCGACTTTCGTCGACCAGGTGCTCTACATCACCGACACCTTCATCCGCCGGCTCTCCTACGAAGAGAAGGTGCGGATCTTCGAAGAGAGCAAGATCTGGTACAGCCTGTACGGCGTCAGCGCCCGCAACCAGCCCCAGACATACGACGAATTCGTCACCTACATGGAGGGCATGTTCGACCGGTTCGTCCCGACCAAGACCATCCTCTATGCGACCGGCTACATCCGTCAGGGCCTGCCTGGACCACGGCAGATTCCCAAGCCGGTGTGGAGGGTGCTGTCGGCGCCGCTGAATGCCTTCATCCGCACGGTCGTGGTCGGAACGCTACCGCCACAGATGAAGGACGTCTGCCGCCTGGCATGGAATGACAAGAAGGAACGCAATTTCCAGCGGTTCGCGGCGGTCATGCGCGCGTTGAACCCCGTGTTCAACCGGCTTCCGGTGCGCTGGCTGTATCTGCCGTGGGCCGCCGAAGGCTGGAAGCGCGAGGGAGTGGACCCCCGGCCGCTCTACAACCGGGCGGCATGA
- a CDS encoding TetR/AcrR family transcriptional regulator, whose product MTTLMGVTTSAPPTDAVLDAARTEFERHGMRRANMDAIARRAGVSRRTLYRRFPTKEALFEHLIEAESIVIFGHLAVAAKGQDAQGAIVECFTLAMRLITESRLAGTIIENEPELVIGLNTPSGDKAIVRASALVASSLRHSGATMPDDAVLAVSEILVRLVGSLLTNRAGVLDITDTAAVRRYTETYLARLVW is encoded by the coding sequence ATGACCACACTCATGGGGGTGACGACCAGCGCCCCGCCCACAGACGCCGTTCTCGATGCCGCGCGCACCGAGTTCGAGCGGCACGGCATGCGCCGGGCGAACATGGACGCCATCGCCCGGCGGGCCGGAGTGAGTCGCCGCACCCTGTATCGCCGGTTCCCCACCAAAGAAGCGCTGTTCGAGCATCTCATCGAGGCAGAGAGCATCGTCATCTTCGGCCACCTGGCCGTCGCCGCCAAGGGTCAGGACGCACAGGGCGCCATCGTCGAGTGCTTCACCCTGGCCATGCGATTGATCACGGAAAGTCGGTTGGCGGGCACCATCATCGAGAACGAGCCCGAGCTGGTCATCGGGCTGAATACCCCCTCCGGGGACAAAGCCATCGTGCGCGCCAGCGCACTGGTGGCATCCAGTCTGCGGCACAGCGGCGCCACCATGCCCGATGATGCCGTGCTCGCGGTATCGGAAATACTTGTGCGTCTCGTCGGTTCACTGCTCACCAACCGCGCCGGTGTTCTCGACATCACCGACACGGCCGCCGTCAGGCGCTATACGGAGACGTACCTGGCCCGCTTGGTGTGGTGA
- a CDS encoding TetR/AcrR family transcriptional regulator, translating into MYAEQTRSDLLDSARRHFTTTGYNSVTVDDIVSSIEVSKGTFYYHFSDKQAMFTALLTECLTETADTVTTGIRLLDKPGANGPQVAATSAWVYLSRSLHDRTYRELMRQAPMVLGEETYRHIDETIVLPPLVTLMETLAARGELKAGVHTHMAARMLMTMFVTANSIIAESADPATTMTEVADTIATMFSGIVLGDVPLSRTAANG; encoded by the coding sequence ATGTACGCAGAACAGACTCGTTCCGATCTTCTGGACTCCGCGCGTCGGCACTTCACCACCACCGGCTACAACAGCGTGACCGTCGACGACATCGTCAGCAGTATCGAGGTCAGCAAGGGCACGTTCTACTACCACTTCTCCGACAAACAGGCCATGTTCACCGCCCTGCTCACCGAATGCCTCACCGAGACCGCCGACACCGTCACCACCGGTATCCGGCTCTTGGACAAGCCTGGCGCGAACGGGCCGCAGGTCGCGGCGACTTCCGCGTGGGTCTATTTGTCCAGATCGCTGCACGACAGGACATACCGGGAACTCATGCGCCAGGCACCGATGGTGCTCGGCGAGGAGACCTATCGTCATATCGACGAGACGATCGTGTTGCCGCCCTTGGTCACGCTCATGGAGACCCTTGCGGCCCGAGGTGAGCTCAAGGCCGGCGTGCACACCCACATGGCCGCCCGGATGCTCATGACCATGTTCGTCACGGCCAACAGCATCATCGCCGAATCAGCCGATCCCGCAACAACAATGACCGAAGTCGCCGACACGATCGCCACCATGTTCAGTGGGATCGTGCTCGGCGACGTCCCACTGTCACGTACGGCTGCTAACGGATAG
- a CDS encoding SRPBCC family protein, with translation MSTPVLVGIIVGVLAIGGLLGAAVLFALAAGDNGPRRFGVTMPDPDFFDNAASFAVTAQVSVPGPVERVWAQVCEGGYLDSIPFISGPVWSGDRVVTRSPLFAFTEKAVHSEEGRKLVTIGTGVSIPLVLNAFGERWEFAAEGNKVLVRWTVAITPKWVGWFPLRWTAFAVRPFQRALLALAIR, from the coding sequence ATGTCCACACCGGTGCTGGTCGGGATCATCGTGGGAGTGTTGGCCATCGGAGGCTTGCTGGGGGCGGCGGTGTTGTTCGCTCTGGCTGCCGGCGACAATGGGCCGCGCCGGTTCGGAGTAACCATGCCGGACCCGGACTTCTTCGACAATGCGGCCTCATTCGCGGTTACCGCACAGGTCAGCGTGCCCGGTCCGGTCGAGCGGGTGTGGGCCCAGGTCTGCGAGGGGGGTTACTTGGATTCGATCCCTTTCATCTCCGGGCCGGTGTGGTCGGGAGACCGAGTGGTGACCCGCTCGCCGCTGTTTGCCTTCACCGAGAAGGCAGTGCACAGCGAGGAGGGCCGCAAGCTCGTCACGATCGGGACGGGGGTGTCGATCCCGCTGGTGCTCAATGCCTTTGGTGAGCGATGGGAATTCGCCGCGGAGGGAAACAAGGTCCTGGTGCGGTGGACCGTGGCCATCACGCCGAAATGGGTGGGCTGGTTCCCGCTGCGCTGGACGGCATTCGCGGTGCGCCCCTTTCAGCGTGCGCTCTTGGCTCTGGCTATCCGTTAG
- a CDS encoding hydroxymethylglutaryl-CoA lyase translates to MSLPGHVTIREVLLRDGLQLEAPITLADKRKLLDAVAATGVREVEATAFVSPTKMPALADAAELAEQLHHYPDIEFSALVASPNGAKRALAAGFSSLEYVVSAADGHSRANVGTSSAEATARIQEIVTLARDADATVEVIIACSWDCPFDGPTAENRVLDIVGRARDWGVDRYALADTIGTTTPRRVANLVAAVRPIVGNAPLGAHFHNTRGSGLASAYAAVQSGVTRLDSSIGGLGGCPFAPGATGNIATEDLVYLLRDSGIDVDVDLDAAIAAARIVQEVVGHEVPSALLRAGDRLLN, encoded by the coding sequence GTGAGCCTGCCCGGGCACGTCACCATCCGCGAGGTACTGCTACGGGACGGATTGCAGCTAGAGGCGCCAATCACGTTGGCGGATAAACGCAAACTGCTCGATGCCGTCGCGGCCACGGGGGTGCGTGAGGTCGAGGCCACCGCGTTCGTGTCACCCACCAAGATGCCGGCGCTGGCCGATGCCGCCGAACTTGCGGAGCAGTTGCATCACTATCCGGACATCGAATTCTCGGCACTCGTCGCCAGTCCCAATGGTGCCAAGCGTGCGCTCGCGGCCGGATTCTCCTCGTTGGAGTATGTGGTGTCGGCCGCGGATGGTCACAGCCGCGCCAACGTCGGCACCAGCAGCGCGGAGGCCACCGCGCGTATCCAGGAGATCGTGACGCTGGCGCGCGATGCGGACGCGACGGTGGAGGTGATCATCGCGTGTTCCTGGGACTGCCCTTTCGACGGTCCGACCGCCGAGAACCGGGTGCTCGATATCGTGGGGCGGGCTCGCGATTGGGGCGTCGACCGCTACGCGCTGGCCGATACGATCGGCACCACCACACCCCGTCGCGTAGCGAATCTTGTTGCGGCAGTGCGTCCGATTGTGGGCAACGCGCCGCTCGGCGCGCATTTCCACAACACCCGCGGATCCGGCCTGGCCAGCGCGTATGCCGCCGTGCAATCCGGAGTGACGCGACTCGACTCGTCGATCGGTGGACTGGGCGGCTGTCCGTTCGCGCCGGGCGCGACGGGCAATATCGCGACAGAGGATCTGGTCTATCTGTTGCGCGATAGCGGTATCGACGTCGACGTCGATCTGGACGCCGCGATAGCAGCGGCGCGCATAGTGCAAGAGGTAGTCGGCCATGAAGTCCCGAGCGCTTTGCTGCGTGCGGGCGATCGGTTGTTGAACTAG
- a CDS encoding CaiB/BaiF CoA transferase family protein — protein MTGALDGIRVLELGTLIAGPFAGRLLGDMGAEVLKIEPPGAPDPLRTWGQAEVDGHHVFWTVHARNKKAITLDLRTGAGRALFLDLVEKSDLIVENFRPGTLERWGLGYDVLAQRNKGIILVRVSGYGQTGPDAHKAGYASVAEAASGLRHLNGFPGGPPPRMALSIGDTLAGMFAAQGALAALYRRTVTGRGQVVDAALTESCLAVQESTIPDYDVGQVVRGPSGTRLEGIAPSNIYQSADGSWVVIAANQDTVFRRLCEAMGQPELSSDERFVNHVARGRNQDELDAIIARWAAQRLPTDIIDLLSAAGVIAGPIKTVAEVVQDPQLKAREMLVEHFDERLGRSVLGPGVVPVLSESPGGVRNAGPAYPGQHNDDVYGGLLGMSVHDIERLRTEGVL, from the coding sequence ATGACGGGTGCTCTCGATGGGATCCGGGTGCTGGAGCTGGGCACCCTGATCGCCGGGCCTTTCGCGGGCCGCTTACTCGGCGATATGGGCGCCGAGGTACTCAAGATCGAACCGCCCGGGGCGCCGGATCCACTGCGAACGTGGGGCCAAGCGGAGGTCGACGGGCACCACGTGTTTTGGACGGTGCACGCACGCAATAAGAAGGCGATCACCCTGGACCTGCGGACCGGGGCAGGACGCGCGCTGTTCCTCGATCTGGTCGAGAAGTCGGACCTGATCGTCGAGAATTTCCGGCCGGGCACCTTGGAGAGATGGGGTCTGGGCTACGACGTCCTGGCACAGCGCAACAAGGGCATCATCCTGGTACGAGTGTCCGGCTATGGGCAGACCGGACCGGATGCACATAAGGCCGGATACGCGTCGGTGGCCGAGGCCGCGAGTGGTCTGCGGCATCTCAACGGGTTCCCCGGTGGACCACCGCCCCGGATGGCGCTGTCGATCGGTGACACGCTGGCCGGTATGTTCGCGGCCCAAGGTGCGCTTGCCGCGCTGTACCGGCGGACCGTCACCGGCCGGGGACAGGTGGTCGATGCTGCGCTGACCGAGAGCTGTTTGGCGGTGCAGGAGTCCACCATTCCCGACTATGACGTGGGTCAGGTGGTCCGGGGTCCGTCGGGCACGCGGTTGGAGGGCATCGCGCCGTCGAACATCTATCAAAGCGCCGACGGGAGCTGGGTGGTAATCGCCGCCAACCAGGACACCGTTTTCCGCAGGCTGTGCGAGGCCATGGGGCAGCCCGAACTCAGCTCCGACGAACGATTCGTCAATCATGTTGCCCGAGGACGTAATCAGGACGAGTTGGACGCGATCATCGCGCGGTGGGCGGCGCAACGGCTGCCCACGGACATCATCGACCTGCTCAGCGCGGCGGGGGTGATTGCCGGCCCTATCAAGACCGTCGCCGAGGTGGTGCAGGACCCACAGCTCAAGGCGCGAGAGATGCTCGTTGAGCACTTCGATGAACGACTGGGCCGTTCGGTGCTGGGGCCGGGCGTGGTGCCGGTGCTCTCCGAATCACCGGGTGGTGTCCGCAATGCCGGTCCGGCATACCCCGGACAGCACAACGACGACGTCTATGGAGGACTGCTCGGTATGAGCGTCCACGATATCGAGCGGCTGCGGACGGAGGGGGTGTTGTGA
- a CDS encoding RNA polymerase sigma factor, translated as MTQRDPTARRGLRAVPTGGDHYADWQSVYEDNAVWVYRTIYARVGNKPDAEDLTAEVFLAALRPLRLTVTKAEVRAYLRATARTVLAAHWRETLGREITSIPDMQDIAGRQPEAEESISTAPQHAQAVLEALPDNYRRILELRFLQSCSIKESAATMGVTVANAKVLQHRALRLAAQINEQDVS; from the coding sequence ATGACACAGCGTGATCCCACCGCCCGGCGCGGCTTGCGGGCTGTGCCGACGGGTGGCGATCACTATGCGGACTGGCAGTCCGTGTACGAAGACAACGCCGTATGGGTTTACCGCACCATCTACGCGCGAGTGGGTAACAAACCCGACGCCGAGGACCTGACGGCGGAGGTCTTTCTGGCCGCGCTGCGCCCACTGCGCCTTACCGTCACCAAGGCCGAGGTGCGGGCCTATCTACGGGCGACAGCGCGCACAGTCCTCGCCGCACACTGGCGCGAGACCCTGGGGCGCGAGATCACTTCTATCCCCGATATGCAGGACATCGCCGGCCGACAGCCCGAAGCCGAGGAGTCCATCAGCACCGCGCCGCAACATGCGCAAGCGGTCTTGGAGGCGTTACCGGACAACTATCGTCGAATTCTGGAACTGCGCTTCCTGCAGAGCTGTTCGATCAAGGAGTCCGCCGCCACGATGGGTGTCACCGTCGCCAACGCCAAGGTGCTGCAGCATCGGGCATTGCGCCTAGCCGCCCAGATCAACGAACAGGACGTGTCATGA
- a CDS encoding QcrA and Rieske domain-containing protein, producing MNPRGLRRYIEDLLRDRRPKAFRPDDFEAAQIRTAIELRASQAGNDVPSQEFLTDLRGRLAEQMGDTPAPSEQKRWQAPNRRTVLVGTSAAAAAAAVAVTADHLLAPTPETDPQQASGEIVPNTGSWQRVAASSAVPDGAVHPFDLGFVNGFVRRVSGRVEAVSGVCTHQGCKLWFDGAHDRLQCPCHTTSFTTDGRVITHQLPIAPKPLPTLEVREADGHIEVFAPDRPV from the coding sequence ATGAATCCGCGTGGGCTGCGCCGCTACATCGAGGATCTGCTCCGGGATCGCCGGCCCAAGGCCTTCCGCCCCGATGATTTTGAGGCGGCACAGATCCGGACCGCGATTGAGCTGCGCGCCAGTCAAGCCGGCAATGACGTACCCAGCCAAGAATTTCTCACCGATCTACGAGGACGCCTCGCCGAGCAGATGGGTGACACGCCCGCACCATCCGAACAGAAGCGATGGCAGGCACCCAATCGGCGGACCGTTCTCGTCGGTACTTCCGCGGCCGCCGCGGCGGCTGCGGTCGCCGTCACCGCAGACCATCTACTGGCCCCCACGCCGGAGACCGACCCCCAGCAGGCGTCGGGCGAGATCGTTCCCAACACCGGAAGTTGGCAGCGGGTGGCTGCCAGCAGCGCCGTCCCGGACGGTGCGGTCCATCCCTTCGACCTTGGGTTCGTCAACGGGTTCGTGCGGCGGGTGAGTGGCCGGGTCGAGGCGGTGTCCGGTGTCTGCACGCACCAGGGATGCAAACTCTGGTTCGACGGGGCCCATGACCGGCTGCAGTGCCCATGCCACACCACCTCGTTCACCACCGATGGACGGGTGATCACACACCAGTTACCCATCGCACCAAAGCCGCTGCCCACGTTGGAAGTCCGCGAGGCCGACGGCCACATCGAGGTGTTCGCACCCGACCGTCCGGTGTAG
- a CDS encoding plastocyanin/azurin family copper-binding protein, with protein MPAGTTVTWTNKDEEPHNVVSEDGAFRSPGMDAQGTFSYQFTKAGTYKYVCGIHPFMKATVVVQ; from the coding sequence GTGCCCGCGGGAACCACTGTCACGTGGACCAACAAAGACGAAGAGCCCCACAACGTGGTGTCCGAGGACGGAGCGTTCCGATCGCCCGGAATGGACGCCCAGGGCACCTTCTCATACCAGTTCACCAAGGCCGGCACCTACAAGTACGTGTGCGGGATTCATCCATTCATGAAGGCGACGGTGGTAGTGCAATGA
- a CDS encoding metallophosphoesterase family protein gives MTDEQDPQHMSRRQLIRHTAWFGAAVALTVAGGEVISQVAGSAAAATARPTLRFAQISDSHIGFTGTANSNVADSFGHAINQINNLGYTPDFVIHTGDLTHLATDAQFDQVKQMMSGLSTPHVFTVPGEHDSVDDAGQRYRGVFGSGTRGDGWYSFDIAGVHVIGLVNTLNLKKLGHLGNDQLEFIERDLAPLSSDTPIIVFSHIPLFAMYPEWGWGTDDSAQALSYMKRFASVTCLNGHVHQLFTKTEGNITFYSGTTTAYPLPKPGDGPAPKPVTLPAGQLHDILGIREVSYVKGSQALAIKEDTLT, from the coding sequence ATGACCGACGAACAAGACCCGCAGCACATGTCCCGGCGCCAACTGATTCGGCACACCGCCTGGTTCGGCGCCGCCGTTGCCTTGACAGTTGCCGGCGGAGAAGTGATCTCGCAGGTGGCCGGTTCGGCGGCAGCGGCAACCGCACGCCCCACGCTGCGCTTCGCACAGATCAGTGACAGTCACATCGGCTTCACCGGGACCGCCAATTCGAACGTCGCCGATTCCTTCGGCCATGCCATCAACCAAATCAACAACCTTGGCTACACACCGGATTTCGTGATTCACACCGGAGATCTCACGCATTTGGCCACCGACGCACAGTTCGATCAGGTCAAGCAGATGATGTCCGGGCTCAGCACCCCTCATGTGTTCACTGTTCCGGGAGAACATGATTCGGTCGACGACGCCGGGCAGCGGTATCGCGGCGTATTCGGCAGTGGCACCCGCGGCGACGGGTGGTACAGCTTCGACATCGCGGGGGTCCATGTCATCGGATTGGTGAACACCCTCAATCTGAAGAAGCTCGGACATCTTGGCAACGACCAGCTGGAATTCATCGAAAGAGACCTTGCACCCCTGTCTTCGGATACCCCGATCATCGTGTTCAGCCACATCCCACTGTTCGCCATGTATCCCGAATGGGGCTGGGGTACTGATGATTCCGCTCAGGCACTGAGTTACATGAAACGGTTCGCGTCAGTCACATGCCTGAACGGTCATGTGCACCAATTGTTTACTAAGACCGAAGGAAACATCACCTTTTACAGCGGGACCACAACGGCGTATCCCTTGCCCAAACCGGGTGACGGCCCGGCCCCCAAGCCGGTGACACTGCCCGCCGGCCAATTGCACGACATCCTCGGGATCCGCGAGGTGAGTTATGTGAAGGGCAGCCAGGCCCTTGCCATCAAGGAGGACACGCTGACATGA